One Mycolicibacterium crocinum DNA window includes the following coding sequences:
- a CDS encoding M24 family metallopeptidase, producing MTTSTQSGVTQIARTGYTWLDIPSEPDFTRMRSEVGARLHAAMADQGVDALVLLGNSNVMYATGISWPLADAGLSHVERPVAVILADDEHPHLFLPFREGAAMESSLPDDHLHGPVYLEFDEGVTEFAKILAGLVPSGATLATDELTGAMRRAGSSLFPSAPLDAAPTIGAAKLVKTIDQIACIRRACQITELAIAEIQKSLAPGARQIDLSAEFVRRTFELGATTNMFDSIWQVMPTSKAEGTWTTTGDLALPLLTTERELAQGDVLWTDVSISYHGYCSDHGRTWIVGQEPTQLQQHQFERWSRIVDGVLSVTKAGATCGDLGRAAIAAAGGEKPWLPHFYLGHGIGTSAAEMPMIGTDLGQEWDDNFVFPPGMLLVFEPVVWEDGTGGYRGEEIVVVTDGGWMPLTAYPYDPYEVPNGN from the coding sequence GTGACCACATCCACCCAATCCGGCGTCACTCAGATCGCCCGGACCGGGTACACGTGGCTGGACATCCCATCCGAGCCCGACTTCACTCGGATGCGCAGCGAAGTCGGCGCGCGTCTGCACGCCGCGATGGCCGATCAGGGTGTGGACGCACTGGTGCTCTTGGGCAACAGCAATGTCATGTACGCCACCGGTATCAGCTGGCCGCTGGCCGACGCCGGGTTGTCGCATGTCGAGCGGCCGGTGGCAGTCATCCTGGCCGACGACGAGCACCCGCACCTGTTCCTGCCGTTCCGCGAGGGCGCGGCCATGGAATCCAGCCTGCCCGATGACCATCTGCACGGGCCCGTCTACCTCGAATTCGACGAGGGTGTCACGGAATTCGCGAAGATCCTGGCCGGACTGGTCCCATCGGGTGCGACGCTGGCGACCGATGAGCTGACCGGTGCGATGCGACGAGCAGGTAGTTCGCTGTTCCCCAGCGCGCCGCTGGACGCTGCGCCGACGATCGGCGCGGCGAAACTGGTGAAGACCATCGACCAGATCGCCTGCATCCGGCGAGCCTGCCAGATCACCGAACTGGCCATCGCCGAGATACAGAAGTCGCTGGCGCCCGGTGCTCGTCAGATCGACCTGTCTGCAGAATTCGTGCGCCGCACCTTCGAACTCGGTGCGACCACGAACATGTTCGACTCGATCTGGCAGGTCATGCCGACCTCGAAGGCCGAGGGAACCTGGACCACTACCGGCGATCTCGCGCTGCCCCTGTTGACGACCGAGCGCGAGTTGGCGCAAGGCGACGTGTTGTGGACCGACGTGTCCATCTCCTACCACGGCTACTGCTCGGACCACGGACGCACCTGGATCGTCGGTCAGGAACCGACACAGCTGCAACAGCACCAGTTCGAAAGATGGAGCCGGATCGTCGACGGGGTGCTCTCGGTGACGAAGGCCGGCGCCACCTGCGGTGACCTCGGACGTGCGGCGATCGCCGCCGCCGGCGGGGAGAAGCCGTGGCTGCCGCACTTCTACCTGGGTCATGGGATCGGAACGAGTGCGGCCGAAATGCCCATGATCGGAACGGATCTCGGCCAGGAATGGGATGACAACTTCGTCTTTCCGCCCGGAATGCTCCTGGTGTTCGAGCCGGTGGTGTGGGAAGACGGCACCGGCGGCTATCGCGGCGAGGAGATCGTCGTGGTCACCGATGGTGGCTGGATGCCACTGACTGCCTATCCATACGATCCGTACGAGGTGCCCAATGGGAACTGA
- a CDS encoding enoyl-CoA hydratase/isomerase family protein: MAEARRPSAEEIIRYEKDPKTKIATITFTRPDYLNAPTAAARLRYSDLLYQAGVDDQVKVVVIRGAGEDLGSGADLPEFMELQNAEDEGPRLAEFRIPPGAVKYPPRGTFRRGASVGAWYASPQSGIRTLQDFKKISILEVKGYCYGWHFYQAADADLVISSDDALFGHPSFRYYGWGPRMWWWTQTMGIRKFQEMVYTGRPFTAAEMYDCNFLNSVVPREDLEAEVDRYAIACARNRPTDTIFQQKMFFEVFKQFQGEYLGSLLGSTFESLGGAAARDEDEFDMHEGLDTGLAGAVKDNDRKFPPEWRLSKSGRAKASKTAKGKAEKADPKKTKKKKK, from the coding sequence ATGGCTGAGGCGCGGCGCCCGTCGGCCGAGGAGATCATCCGCTACGAGAAGGACCCGAAGACTAAGATCGCGACGATCACCTTCACCCGGCCCGACTATCTCAACGCCCCGACGGCCGCTGCGCGCCTGCGGTACTCGGACCTGCTCTACCAGGCGGGTGTGGACGATCAGGTGAAAGTCGTCGTCATCCGCGGCGCGGGTGAGGATCTCGGCAGCGGTGCCGACCTGCCCGAGTTCATGGAGCTGCAGAACGCCGAGGACGAGGGGCCGCGGCTCGCGGAGTTCCGGATCCCGCCCGGCGCAGTGAAATACCCGCCCCGCGGGACGTTTCGGCGCGGCGCATCGGTCGGCGCCTGGTATGCCAGCCCGCAGTCGGGAATCCGCACCCTGCAGGACTTCAAGAAGATCTCGATCCTTGAGGTCAAGGGCTATTGCTACGGCTGGCACTTCTATCAGGCCGCCGACGCCGATCTGGTGATCTCCTCCGATGACGCGCTGTTCGGCCATCCGTCGTTCCGCTACTACGGCTGGGGACCCCGGATGTGGTGGTGGACCCAGACGATGGGCATCCGCAAGTTCCAGGAGATGGTCTACACCGGCCGGCCGTTCACCGCCGCCGAGATGTATGACTGCAACTTCCTCAACAGCGTGGTACCACGCGAGGACCTCGAAGCCGAAGTCGACCGGTATGCAATAGCGTGCGCGCGAAACCGGCCCACGGACACGATCTTTCAGCAGAAGATGTTCTTCGAGGTGTTCAAGCAGTTCCAGGGCGAGTACCTCGGCAGCCTGCTCGGTAGCACCTTCGAGTCCCTCGGCGGTGCGGCCGCCCGCGACGAGGACGAGTTCGACATGCACGAGGGTCTCGACACCGGTCTCGCCGGAGCGGTGAAGGACAACGACAGGAAGTTCCCGCCGGAGTGGCGGTTGTCGAAGTCCGGCCGCGCGAAGGCCTCGAAGACGGCGAAGGGCAAGGCCGAGAAGGCCGACCCCAAGAAGACAAAAAAGAAGAAGAAGTAG
- a CDS encoding M24 family metallopeptidase, translated as MGTEIEADARALRLSRRERALAQMEAHDLDVLVLGRQANVRYISGAPQLWVVGTRPFGPICEFVRATGEIHLNSTWDEGIPEEIPHENLYGFAWNPMTLVDILKNIKGAGTARRVGTDALTPTFAKLLPMAFPNAELVDAEQAMQAARRIKTPQEVQALRHALAIAEKGLAAGVAALRPGTTAKFLTAAVLEAEAAGGVSTPATQDAAWVTSKEHPWRRAEGGDVVNEGDLVVLSAGVLADGYVAEVTRTLPVGEPTDAVHELYRRRDALWHKLIDACRPGQITSALLDAYVDAGEELPVMPVAHGLGLGFDPPVVTKQLRATADAEMLEAGMVLAVTAHVWEKSVGSVITRDAVLITADGCEVLTTSPAWSAAASVRTGNG; from the coding sequence ATGGGAACTGAGATCGAGGCCGATGCCCGGGCTCTGCGGCTCAGCCGTCGCGAGCGCGCCTTGGCGCAGATGGAGGCCCACGACCTCGACGTACTGGTGCTCGGTCGGCAGGCCAATGTTCGCTACATCTCCGGTGCCCCACAACTGTGGGTCGTGGGCACCCGCCCGTTCGGGCCGATCTGCGAATTCGTGCGCGCCACCGGTGAGATCCATCTCAACAGCACGTGGGATGAGGGCATACCTGAGGAGATCCCGCACGAGAATCTGTACGGGTTCGCCTGGAACCCGATGACATTGGTCGACATACTGAAGAACATCAAGGGCGCCGGTACCGCGCGCCGCGTCGGAACCGACGCCCTGACACCGACATTCGCGAAACTGTTGCCGATGGCGTTTCCGAACGCGGAACTGGTGGACGCTGAGCAGGCCATGCAGGCTGCCCGCCGGATCAAGACTCCGCAGGAAGTGCAGGCGTTACGTCACGCGCTGGCAATCGCCGAGAAGGGCCTGGCCGCTGGTGTGGCTGCGCTCCGCCCGGGAACCACCGCGAAGTTCCTCACCGCTGCGGTGTTGGAGGCCGAAGCCGCCGGTGGGGTGAGCACGCCGGCCACCCAGGATGCCGCCTGGGTGACCTCCAAGGAGCATCCGTGGCGCCGTGCCGAGGGCGGCGATGTGGTCAACGAGGGTGACCTCGTGGTGCTGTCGGCCGGGGTGCTGGCCGACGGATACGTCGCCGAAGTGACCCGCACGCTCCCGGTCGGCGAACCAACCGATGCCGTGCACGAGCTCTACCGACGCCGAGATGCCCTGTGGCACAAGCTGATCGATGCGTGCCGACCGGGGCAGATTACGAGCGCGTTGCTCGATGCCTACGTAGACGCCGGTGAGGAACTGCCGGTCATGCCGGTCGCGCACGGCCTCGGCCTCGGCTTCGACCCTCCGGTCGTCACGAAGCAACTGCGGGCAACTGCCGACGCTGAAATGCTGGAGGCGGGGATGGTGCTCGCCGTCACCGCCCACGTCTGGGAGAAGTCGGTCGGATCGGTGATCACCCGCGACGCCGTCTTGATCACCGCCGACGGCTGCGAGGTACTGACGACTAGCCCGGCGTGGAGCGCCGCGGCGAGCGTCCGCACGGGCAATGGCTGA